From Neobacillus sp. PS2-9, the proteins below share one genomic window:
- a CDS encoding YuiA family protein, which translates to MTVKSVDTKKCDYCSGNGYFQLLLGGSETCSCCGGSGTKKD; encoded by the coding sequence ATGACAGTGAAGAGCGTGGATACAAAAAAGTGTGATTATTGTTCAGGTAATGGATATTTTCAACTATTACTAGGAGGATCGGAAACTTGTTCCTGCTGCGGGGGTTCAGGGACGAAAAAAGACTAA
- a CDS encoding YuiB family protein, whose protein sequence is MQMSIVVLIISIVLFFVLFFGIGFILNMLLRMSWVMAIVYPVVAILIVDKVRFVEYFTNSKVAFQELGQKFGSLATADILILVSGLAGAIAAGFTIKLLRKNGYQMF, encoded by the coding sequence ATGCAAATGAGCATTGTGGTGTTAATCATATCGATTGTGCTATTTTTTGTCTTATTTTTTGGAATTGGATTTATCCTTAATATGCTGCTAAGAATGTCATGGGTAATGGCTATAGTGTACCCTGTAGTGGCAATTTTAATTGTAGATAAAGTCCGTTTTGTTGAATATTTTACAAATAGTAAAGTGGCCTTTCAGGAACTAGGGCAAAAGTTCGGTTCTTTAGCCACCGCAGATATTCTAATATTGGTAAGTGGGTTAGCAGGGGCCATTGCTGCTGGGTTTACAATTAAGTTATTACGTAAAAATGGATATCAGATGTTCTAA